DNA sequence from the Colletotrichum higginsianum IMI 349063 chromosome 10, whole genome shotgun sequence genome:
TCTCATACTATCAGGCTTATGTCGAGTTCTGGACTAAGCAACTTATCCTACATGTTTCTTTATGGAATTGATATAAACAGTCGGTGCACCAGATCACCGGTGCTATTCTATGGAGGTATTGTTGAGTTTTGTCCGTCGGTGATGTTCCATTGAGAAGTTCCTGAACTAGCCGTCCCACGCCGGTGGCTCAACAACCCAGGTTCTGTGCTCCTCATCGAGGAAGTCAAATTTACCATTCTTCAGACCTTCCACCCATCTATCTGACCACCACCGTGCAGACAGGCGTTGTGGGAGCATGCAAAAACATGTAAAGATAGCCAGGGCCTCTtgtggcggcgttggcccTTGGAGAAGGGCGATCAAATCTCCCCTGTGGTCGGAAACATTGCTGATCCAGAAGAACGCGTGAAGCATGTCCCTTGTTTCTTCGAACTCGGAAAGGACTGCAAATGTCGTGTCGAGCTCTTGGGCTGCGTGCATATAAACTGCTCGTTCCGAAGATGGGCAATCATCTCCAATATGGCCCACCCGGTCCAGAAGGGTGGGTAAGTGAGGGCGTTTGGAGACCTTTTCTCGGTAATAGTACATCTCCATCATATGGTTGATGATAGGATGCGTGAGACTGTTGCTGTAGTGGAGTGACTCGGATGCTAATGCGAAGTAACGAGAGCCTCTGAAGAAGACCATCCAGTCCAACTTGTCACTTTTCGTTCGTTCTGTGCGGCCAAAAAAGGCGTCTTGGGGATTGTCGGTCTGAGAGATGACTGCGTTGAATGTCTAAGCAAAGCGCGATTCAATCGAGCTTGGTATTGACTCACTGAAGAACATCATGAGAACCGAAAACAGAAAATGATTCTCGTACGTTTCGACGTCCTCTGTATCACTACCATGACATATGGACTCATGAGCCCTCAACGCTGCCAGATTGTGATGGACAAGTGCGTGCTGGAGGAGTGCGTCGCCTCGTTCCGGATTGAGAGTGCCCAGATGAACAGCAGAGAGGGCCAGTATTGTTCGCATGACAAAGCCGCAACGAAACCCGACCTTTACTGCGTTCCTAAGCCAGAAGGTTCGCAGCAATGGGCTACTTGTCAGCGAGTCATATGTTGACGAAGTCCAATGATGAATAAGTTCCAGATCAAGCATGTTCAAACTCATTGACTCGTCGACTCGAATCTGACTAAAAGAAGGGCTTGGCGCGGGGGGTTCCATTTGATTACTCGAAGTTATGTCGCATTGAGTATCCTGCCTGGTGCATTGTGTACATTTCGGCCTTTGTTCGTCACACTGTTCGACAGGATACGAGTTAGATGCCACCGGGGCAGTGAATCGGGTAAACGCAGTCTGTTTCGTCTCCCCAAGACGACTTACCTTGACTTTTCTCCTCTTGCATGGACCACATCCCGTACGAACCTTCTTGTGAGGTCTCTTGGGCCCATGTCTTAGTGTGGGTAGTTCTTCCATGGCGGTATTTCTGCAACTCTCGTCCTGGCGGTCAACCTGGAGGTGTACATGACACGATGTTAGGCACCCGACGACCGGAATGGGCGGAACACTAACAGTGTGCCACAGGTACTCGGGGTCTACCCCTATGACACAAGCAAGGGTACTATGAGCAAGTTATGAGACTTTCAGAGAAACTCTTGATTTGGGAGAGAGCTTTGAGAAAATGCAGCTCAAAGGGAGTTGAAAAGATGGCGGGGAGTCTAAGCCGAACCGTCTTCGTTGTCGACACCAGAATCcaagcaaaaaaacaagcGGGGCGGGTCCCACTTCGGACTCGCTGCGAGAACGAAGTGGGGCACCTCAACCGCATGTGGCTGAACAATACGAACATGCGATGATCAGTCATTCGCCAACAACGGTAATGGAATTTTACTGATTTGGGGCCCAACGTTCTTGCTGAAACCTGATTTTGGTATCTTGATTGTACTGAGCTAAATGATACCAAATGATGATAGTATCAACTTCTTGTAACTACGTGGCTACGTGTAAGCGACCGTTGTGTGCTTATTGGCATAGATTGTTCTTGGGGCTCCAGCGTCCTCAGCAGTGCAAGAAGTAGGAAGGTGTGTGTTATGGATGCCCCCAGTCCGTCCATCTAATACACCGAGAAAGGGACTCAGGTTCTGCCTTCTCCACCGAGAGGGCCGGATTCTAACTTGGGCGGCTTAGGTTACTCctttgtgtgtgtgcgtgtgctCTGGACTTGCCCACATCCAGTCATGGCCGAACCCTTTTGCATGGCTGTGTGTCATTTCTTGTGCAGAGTCCCCGGAGTAATTTCCTTGCTCATCACCACTGTACCAGCCCGCAGAGTGCTCGAGGCTAAAGTGTGGCACTGTGAGCCTCTTTTAAAGCGTCACCCCCCCGTCCTCCCGGTCCTGGTACTCCTTCTTCCAATACAGAGCGATTCGGCCTCTCAAAATGTCCAGAATACTGCCTTTCCAGTATGTACGAGCTCTGAGGTTGACGACAAGAGTGCCACTACTTTTCGAATCGAAACGATGCATAACCACAACCACTCCCACCTCTCGTAGCCAGACTGTTTCGGCACAAAAGAGTCGCCGAGAGGTCGCACTATCCACTGAGGAGAAACCCAAATCGTTGGCCCAATACGTTGTGTAAGAACCTCTTTACCCCCTCCTCATATGCCACCGTCGTGTTGTCTCTGGCTAATGCCATCCAAAACAGGACGACTTTCGACATAATTGCGAACTGGGCGCGCCAAGGATCGATGTACCCGATGACCTTTGGCCTGGCGTGCTGTGCTGTCGAAATGATGCATATCGCCGGGCCGCGATACGATCAAGATCGATTTGGTTTCATGTTTCGAGCCTCGCCCCGACAGTCTGACGTGATGATCGTGGCCGGCACGCTGACGAACAAGATGGCGCCCGCGTTTCGCCAGGTTTACGATCAGATGCCGGAGCCTAGATGGGTCGTCAGCATGGGAAGCTGTGCCAACGGTGGGGGATATTATCATTACAGCTACTCTGTGGTTCGTGGCTGCGACCGGATTGTTCCGGTCGATATATATGTCCCTGGCTGTCCGCCAACGGCCGAGGCGTTGCTCTATGGCATGTTTCAGTTGCAGAGAAAGATGCGCCAGGGAAGGAAGTCGCGGATGTGGTATCGCAAATAACATGATCCCTAAATCTCTGACCAAGCTTAGAGAAACCAACCAGTCATTTGATGGCCAGAGTTTGCTGCGGCTTGCTGCTATCATCTGCAAAACAACACTTCGACGCAAAATCCAAGATGAGTAAAAAGATTCAAGAAGATTTCCGGGCCTGTATGCTTCCACATTCTCGACAAGTTTGATCTGTTTCACTTTCCAGTGACCTATATTCCAAATTGATGCTGTAAGAACTGTTTGGGGTTGCTGTTCTAAGGATCTGCCAGCATCGTGCTTGTGTTCCTAGAACCTACCGGTAACACCAGCTAAACAGGGGACTAGAGATAAACGCCTGGGATTTGGGATGTGCAACATGTCACTGAGCCACAATGACCATTGTAAGTAAAGATTAGATAGCTTAGATGTTTGGGAACGTAAGGATAGACTGGTTGCAGCATCAACTTCTAATAAAGGGTTACGCGGCATGCCCCCTCATCAGTTGGGACAAAAGCTGGAACCCTGGCACGATTATCAGTGCTCCTACACGCTCAGCTGATGGATTATGGACCCCGCACGAGACCAACGTCGAGATGGAATGGCAAAACGCCAAAATAGGCATTTGGAGATATGGGCTTCTGGGATTCCCTTGCTAAGCGGTCCTATCATGGTTTATCTCTTATCTGCAGCCGAACAGGCGGCATCGATGCAGGATGCCGGGagaggagctgga
Encoded proteins:
- a CDS encoding C6 zinc finger protein, which translates into the protein MEELPTLRHGPKRPHKKVRTGCGPCKRRKVKCDEQRPKCTQCTRQDTQCDITSSNQMEPPAPSPSFSQIRVDESMSLNMLDLELIHHWTSSTYDSLTSSPLLRTFWLRNAVKVGFRCGFVMRTILALSAVHLGTLNPERGDALLQHALVHHNLAALRAHESICHGSDTEDVETYENHFLFSVLMMFFIISQTDNPQDAFFGRTERTKSDKLDWMVFFRGSRYFALASESLHYSNSLTHPIINHMMEMYYYREKVSKRPHLPTLLDRVGHIGDDCPSSERAVYMHAAQELDTTFAVLSEFEETRDMLHAFFWISNVSDHRGDLIALLQGPTPPQEALAIFTCFCMLPQRLSARWWSDRWVEGLKNGKFDFLDEEHRTWVVEPPAWDG
- a CDS encoding NADH-ubiquinone oxidoreductase 19.3 kDa subunit; translation: MTFGLACCAVEMMHIAGPRYDQDRFGFMFRASPRQSDVMIVAGTLTNKMAPAFRQVYDQMPEPRWVVSMGSCANGGGYYHYSYSVVRGCDRIVPVDIYVPGCPPTAEALLYGMFQLQRKMRQGRKSRMWYRK